ATCTTGATGAAATTACTTCGAAAACAGAGGACTCTGTTTTCATGGAAGATGAATTGGTTTCTAGCAATAATAAGTATCAGTTTTTGCCTAGAGGAGATGTAAGCGGGTTAGTAGACGAACACAAGACTGTCAAATTTCGCGTTGAGGAAATGTTTGTTGGATCAAATGATACTTTGAGCTGCAGTGATCAGAGTCTTGATAATGAAACTTCTCCAAAAGTAGAGTATTTGGAACAAAaaatggaagaaaatatacaagaatttgataaagAGCTCGAAGTTATTGATCAGGAGAAGATAGAGAGCGCCGCCATCAGTCTTTTTTGCGGCGAAGATAATTCGGCTACCTTCGATGACAAAATTCTGTTGTTTGAAGCGATCGAGTCCATGGACGTTGAATCtatggatgatcaagatttttCTTATGAAATAGAGTTGTTTCCACGGAGTAAATTATCCACTTTGGAAGCAAGTAGGTCGTCTAATTTTTCTGAACTTAAGTTCTTGGTTAGCCCTCAGAAGGTTGACTCAAATAATACAACCTTTCTTGAAGAATATGATCATAGAAGACCCGAAGATGTTGGAACAAACATCGAAGAAGAAAGGATTAATCAAACACGTTTCGATTCAGATGATGAGTACATAGAACTGGAACCTACAAGAGTGAATCCAACTAGTTTTAATCAAGAAAGTTTTGCCAGTGAGCAATCTAAGGAAACCAAGGAATTAAATGAACCCGAAAGATTGGACCGTCCAAAAGGCGGAGGACACTCATGGGATTCAAATTTTAACGTTGAAAATGAACCTGATGTGTTGTGTGAACACCAGCACTTAGTTCAACAGATCAAAATGGAGTTGAAAAACTGTAAAAGTGGAGGGCTTCCTACTATATCAGAAGATTGCGAGACTTCGAAAATGGTGGAATATTTGAAGCCTCTAAAAATTGATCAGAAGTTTGAGTACAAGGATTTAATGGAGGAAATTCACAAGTTTTACAGGACTTATGCGGAGAAAATGAGGAAATTGGATGTCTTGAATTTTCAGACTTTACAAGCAATAAGTAAGATTAAAGCTAACCTTTTCTGCTTTCATGCTTGTGTTTCTTATTTTACAtaaatttcatgttttatttgcataatttgAACTGTTGGACTCAAGATTGTCACTGCATCTGCTATTTTGCTAGCCGCTTAATTGACTTAAGAATCGAAACGATTCGCTCAGACTGACATAAGATTTAAATGATTTGAACATGGGCAACTACATTGGTTCTAGACTCAAAGTTATGTATTCGATTGCGAGTCGAAGCAATTGCTATGAGAAGTGTGTTTGAAATCAACAATTACCCACTTAATTATTGTGTTGCCACCCACTCACAGATATTGTTCTTGATGCACGTTTGGCCCTACAATTTTTTGAGAGGATCAACAAATTAAATTTCTTAAGATTTTTCATGTTGGTTGTTGAATATAATTTGGTTTTTCCTCATCTTCAATGTTTAATGCTTGCCATATATCATAATACTGAAGATATTTTGTTCAATGAATTCATTTAAATTTAGAATGCACAGAGTTGTTTGCTGGTCCCTTTCCCATTCTTCAACTGTAAAGTTACCTAGTGCGCGCTCAATCCATTGAACAGACTTTCTTTTTTCCCCGAAGTACTGGTTCGCTGTCGTTATATTATAAACTGCAATGATGAACAAGGATGTTCGGCCTCAATCAAATAACTACTACTTTCACATTTTATtcataaattttgattttctttttggCATATCATATGTTGAAAAGTTCATCCCCACTGTTAAGATTTCTGGTTTTTGTGGAATCTAATTTTATGAACATGTTACAGGTTTCTTGCAGCTAAAAGATTCAGAAATATTCACTTCTGGAAAGAAGAAATCTGCTTCAATGCTAAAACCATTCACTTTCCCGAAAATTTGGCCTGGAAAAGTACAGAGGATTCACGCTGATCCTACACTTAGGTCGATTGTAGAATTGAACCGTGACTTAGAATTGGTTTACGTTGGACAAATTTGCCTTTCGTGGGAAATTTTATCATGGCTGTATATAAAAGCCAAAGAGTTACTGCAATATGACTCTCTAGGGAATCATTCCTACAATCGTGCCGTGGAAGAATTCCAGCAGTTCCAAGTGCTGATGCAAAGATTTTTGGAAGATGAACCCTTTCAAGGTCCCAGAGTACAGAACTATGTCAAGAACCGGTGCATGATCCGGAGTCTACTTCAAGTTCCATTAATAagaggtaaaaaaaaatatcgaaaatgaataaaattttgcaTAATTCAATCAGGTTTATTGGTTTGTGGAGTTGAAAATGAGCTTAAAATTCCCTGCAGATGATTGTGTGAAGGACAAGAAGGAAAGAGGAGAGGAACAGGACTCGATTTCAGTTGAATTTTTAGTGCGAATCATTAAGGAGTCGATGCTGATTTTCCGGGACTTTCTTCACTCTGACAAGAGCTCAAAAGATCATGGAGCCAAGGTCGATACTAAAGAACCCAAAAATATGGCACTTCTAGCCGATATAATCACAACCCTTCAAAAGGTTCGCAATCCATTAACTTTTCGAGTAAGCCCTTTGATTTACTAATGTGACTAAAACAGCTCTGTTTTAATGATGTTTTTGCAATGCAGAAAGAGAGAAGACTCAAAGAAAATATAAGAAGCAAGAGCTGCATAGTGAAAATGCTGCAAAAACAGGAAGAATGTGACCAGATTTGCACTTGTGAAGTGGAATTGAGATTGGTCTCAAGAGTTATTGGACTCTCGAGGGTGAGTAGAGACCAATTGATATGGTGCCATAATAAGCTTCGCAATATCAACTTTGTGAACAGAAGGACTGTGCATTTGGAGCCATCTTTTTTGCTTTTCCCCTGCTAATTAGGCTACATTTTTATTGCCTTTTAATATATgtataaattaaaatgtgtaatgGATTCTAGTAAAGGAAAGAAATGTGTACTACActtttttttgttcaaaatttgttGGTTTAATGGCCATTGAGGGTATTTATGTGGAACACATAAGAGCATTGATATTAGATAAACAATATTCGAAAGAGTTAAAAAGGATTTTTTtgccaaaaaattaaaaaaaccaagaaaaaatacaaattagTGAATGAAAATCAAACATTGACAAGTTATAGGACTAAAACTCAAAATAGATCAAAATTATATGaattaaattgtaattttttccAAGAGAATCCAAGGGGTTTGCAATTTCTTGAAAGTCTTATTTCTGAGGTCGTACGACTTTTTGGATACTTCTGGATGTCTCAGCTAATTGGGTAAACTctatgatactcacgggaaatttagggtccgatttcagtaagtgtcactagtccagacgcaggtttcaAAATTGTcccgagcctgaaatcacgaataagatcGTTAGAAGGGAGCCGGGAGGGTGTCCtagcgtagcccctccgacgctcaagtcagagactgaggatataagtagagagcagctaagggtgctgctgaaaaacaatatagtgaatgaatcaactgaacactcaaacctgatatttataagaGAATATGTGGGCCTTTGATGGGCATTTCTTCCATTTGAGTtagggatgggccaagggtagtgggcccatccatggggcatcaccagtctccccctcccgagtcgaactgaatcgtaggttaaaagttcgattaattgtgTTATCCTCTGTTTATCGGGTGCGAGttgtgcattttcttccagccacTCGTCAGtctcaaaaaatttggaaacaaatcaaatcgcAATCTAGCTTTGAAAGGAAAGCTTTGGTCGGACTtcccctataaatagaggtctcCTCCTCACTTCGATTTCACTTCTCCCCTACAGAATTTCCTCTGCAATTCATTCACCAGCTCTCCCCTGCCTATGCCTCAACTGCACGTTAACCCTAGTGCTGCTTCATCATCACCTCGCCATCACCCGTGTCATCACCTCGCCTCATCTCCCTGTGCACGCTCGCTCAGCCCCGCCATCACCTCGCCCAAGCCTCGCCTTGCTGCCCTCGCCGCGCCCAAGCCGTCGAACCTCCCACTCGCAATCCCTCGCCCCAGCCCTCACTCACCCTCGCCTCTCCTTCTCCTCCCCGCCCAGCACACACGTCGCGCCCGAGCAATTGCCTCACCACACCCTCGCCTACAGCCCGCCGCCGAGCCTCCTGTTGCGTCCAAGCCATCGCCTCGACACACCTTCGCCTACACGCTCGCCTCATCCCCGACCTGACCTCACGCTCGCCCTCACCCAAGCCTCGCCGCTCGCCCCACGTTGCGCCCAAGCCAGCGCCTCGCCACACCCTCGCCTATACCCCGCCGTCGAGCCTCCCTCTCGCAAGCCCTCGCCCAAGCCACTGCCTCGCCGTCTCCCCGCCCAGTCGAGCCCTCGCCCTGCCTACACGCTTGCCTCGCCCCCGCCCTACCCTCACGCTTGCCCTCGCCCAAGGCTCACCGCTCACCCCACGCCTCGCCCAAGCCCTGCATGCTCGCCCCTCGCCTAACTCCTTGCACTCTCGCCCCTCGCCTTGCACGCCCTCGCCCAGCGCCTTGCACTCTCGCCCCTTGCCTTTGCCCAACGCGCATAGCCAGCGCGCACACGCTCAACACACTGCCAGCAGCCTCGCCCGGCACCCGCTCGCCATCACCTCACGCAAGCCAGCGCCTCGCCTTTGCCCTACCGAGCAGCGCCCCCGCCTAGAGCGCAGACCCCGCGCTCAGACAGTGCATCTCCCGCCCCCGACACACAGCCGCCACCAGCGCGCACACGCTTGACCTCGCCCTCGCCCTCGCTCTCCCAAGCTCTTCACCGGCTCATTCTTGCGGTCTTATTTCTTGAATATTGTTCCATGTTTCATCCGGGTCAGTTCTCTCCTTTACTTATTCGTTTGATTATCCTTGATAGTTATGTCTTCTTCCGTGTCCGAGTCTAGTTCTTCTAGTGATTTCGAGAGATCTAGCGGGTCTAGTGAGAGTAGGACTTCCGTAGAAGATCCTTAATTCACCCTTGATTATCCTGAGGAGGAATTCACTACCCATAGTCGTCCTGGTAACGAAGTTCGTCACGTGACTCAACAGATGAACATATCGAACGCAGATAACTTATGGTATGGTCATTTGTCATCCCACATTCCTCCTAATAGCGAGTCAAAACTTAGACTTTGTGGCATATCCATTCCTCCCACCAGATTATCATTCCTACCCCCGAGGACCGACCCTACCTAGCCCCCAAGGGCTGCTATACTTTCTTTCAGCACCATCTCGATGCCGATTTTCGTTTTCCCTTATATGACTTCCTTCAGGAGTTGAGCAACTACTATAAGGTACATCTAGGTTTACTCACTCCCAATACATTTCGCTCGATAAGCTGTTTCGTCGTGTTATTCCGGGCCTTAGACCTTCCTTTAAGTTGCACCATGTTCTCCTATCTCCTGGTCTTATCCAAGTCGAAAGAAGGACCTTTCTATGTGACCTCTCGGTCTAGCCACAAACTTTTTGACGGGGCCCCCAGTAATGTGAAGGactgaaaaaaatatttcttctttatTCAGCCCCCTAAGGAATTGACTTGTTTCACGGATTGGTACCCTACCTTCACCAAACCTAAGCTTTTCAAGGGTTACAAGAAAGATAAGGAATATCTGCGCATAATGAGAGTATTAGGAGATCGATGCTTTAGTGTTCCCCAACTCTTATCAGATGATCTCTTGTGCCATGTCGGGTTAAGTCCTAGCAAAAATTAAGCTGAAGGAGAATGCTAGTAGATATTCTCATTCTTTCatgtttattatttttcttttgctTATTACGTTTCTTTATAATATTCTCATCTGGTTCATTGTCTTTGATTGCAGGTATTAGAGCTACGAATGCCCTATTTTTCCGTGAGATTGAGAAAAAGAAGACTGAGGGTTCATCGTTAGTACCACCGAAGTCCGTTGTCCCAGCTGCCAAGATAGGAATGAAGGGAACGTGCTCTTCCACTGCGACGAAACCTGCTCGCTTGCATACCCCTTCGAAGAAAAAGAAGGCATGCACATCCTCCTCCACCCAGGAGCGAGCCTCCTCCCCACGTCCTCAGGCTGAATCCCATCCTTCATCTGGCAATGAGAAGACGTCTACCGATCCTAGCCCGTTAGTCCAATAGGGAGGGAAGCGCAAGATCTTCGAGATCTCAATCACCTCGTCCCCAGCGGCATCTGGATCAAACGATGAGCATCCTGCTGGGCCGACGATACATCCTTTGTATACCCCGGAGTCAGGTATTGTGGGTTGGGGCCCCACTCACATAGCTCAGAAGCTGTTATTTCATCTCCCCTCTTCCACAGACGCACCTTTCCTGGGTTCATTGGGATGGTCTGATTTATCCCGCCGGACATGCAGCAATATTAATGAAGTATATTTCTCCTTCCAACTTTAACTTGATATTAGATGTATGATTGGTATTTCTCTTGTTATCTTACTTTAGTCTTCTTGACTTAGGGCATGATGTATCTCAGGGAGTTGGCCGAGCGCGCCGACCTTATCAGGTCCCGCGCCCACCGCGACTTACTTGAAAGTGAGGTTCTCCGCGAACAACTCCACGCTACCATAGACGAGGCGAAAACGACATATGCTAAGGAGCTTTCGGAgttgttgcgtattttcactaccgcaagtgtacggtgtcaagttttagtactagtATGAGTACaaatatcgatcccacgaggagtaattatctaaaactgtatattaagtaccataattgacatagttCAACCTTAAATTCAAATAGATAGTTGATAATCAATTCAAAACAAATAACGAATCCTATTAATTTCTAGCACGCAGTTAAAATTTAATGAGTAGATCAATCTAGATATATGACTTCGTCTGGTCTCCattatgctaaattaaaatcGACTAACATGTTATTAAATTGCATCATGTTTActaaccaagaactcgtaattttcctattccctttttcaagtgataaatagaactgtatTATCTATTAtcgattttaatatgtctattcaaaatcacgtaACACGTAATAATTGCAAACAAGGTTCTCTTTATGGATTCATcaaagttatacgtcttttgcacgttataaacatcAGACGATGTTATTTCCCctgtcataatttcaatcacctctctcgagtgttagatcttaattatttgatcgatcgaattatggccaataatccaaaagcattaagaacaagaaatcacaaataaacacgatgaattaattcaatgaaaattcaaaatgcaataACATAGGTTCAACCAAGATTacgtcaatctctagaaaataagattagttcatactcgaatctaaatcaatacaaaacttgtttgtaataattaaaaatgtaaAAGTAAAGAACCGAATTAGAAACATGTTGAAgagagatgaaagtgcgtcTCCGTGTCCGGATTAAGCTTCTTCTGTCTCCGTTCTCCCCGCTCCGTCTTCCGTGCGCTTTAGATTTTTGCTCTCCTTTTCTCGTATGTTGGTTGtcgctcttttttttttcaattcctTATAAAGCCCACGTCGAAACCTAAGAAGTTTGGAAATCACGTTGAGCGCAAATGCGCGGCTCCTTCTGTACATGAGCTTCTtctctcgtgcatatgcgcgcccaagctccgcgcatatgcgcgagactctctgtttTGCGCGTCTGGAGTTCCTTCTTGCGCGCTTATGCGCGCCCTGAGTGGCATATATGCGCCAGGCCCTCTGTTGTGTTTTGTCTTCGGTGTATCTCTCGCGCTTATGCGCGCCTCTGagctgcgcatatgcgcgtgtcTCGCTGCTGCAAAGTTGGGCCATGTTCATAATTTTCTTCTAAACATCATTTTCGCTCCTTCTCACGCTCATGCAGTAGCTTACCTAGATTCCTGAAAGCACATCAAAAATAACGAAAGACGCATAATTCCGCCcaagaaaactaacaatctatatgaattacaaggataatttaagtgcacaaaaTGCACTTATCAGGAGTCCCAAGCTCAATGTGGTGAGCTTCTGAAGGAGAAACAGGAGTTTCAGCGAATGACAGAGAACCAGGCTAAAGAGAATCAGAAGTTGAAGGAAGAGTTAAAGCACTCCTGAGCTGAACTTAAAGACACCAAGGCACAACATGCTGCTGAAGCCGCCTCCTTCAAAGAAAACTTTCCCAAATCTGAAGAATTTATCGAGATCTGTGGCCCGAGAGCATTTCACTACTTGGAGGTGGGTTTTGAGGGTGCACTCGACCTCTTCAAGGCTCAAGGCTACCCTCCGGCCGGTGCTCCCACTGACTTCATCAGCCTTGAGGACTTTGTAGCGAGTCTCCCTCCTGATCTCTAGACCACGCTCTCTTACTCATGTTATTTTCTCATTTATGCAGATGATGTATGCCCTCGGGCTATAATGGTTACGTACTGCACTACTTTACTTTCCGCACTACTATGCGattatggattttgtgacgcttatatttgattattttcTTTTGCGCATTTTGGGCATGTATGGAACTCGCTTTATGCAACACTAAGTATTTTGCATTTGAATTTACTTCTCCTTCCGAGTTTATCCTTGATATTATTAAACCACTAGGGCAAATAAAATCTCTGCCTCTCCTTCCCTTCTACTAGGCATACATTAAGCaggtaaatttaatttttccctTGCACGCTCTGCTCCTCTACAAGGCGATCCCTtagtagaaaaatttaatttttatcttgcAAGATACTCCtttactaggcgatgccttagtaggaaattaaaaattttctcatgCCCGTTCTGCTCCTCTACTATGCGATGCTTtagtagaaaaatttaatttttctcttgCACGCTGCTCTTCTACttggcgatgccttagtagaaaattttaatttttctcatgCACTCTTTTCTCtattaggcgatgccttagtaggaaaataaaatttttctcctgccCGCTCTGCTTTTccactaggcgatgccttagtactctgctcctctactaggtgatgccttagtaggaaaataaaacttttcTCATGCACggtg
The Primulina tabacum isolate GXHZ01 chromosome 9, ASM2559414v2, whole genome shotgun sequence DNA segment above includes these coding regions:
- the LOC142556733 gene encoding uncharacterized protein LOC142556733; this translates as MMSQFTRVNKIVRAGSTFFISVYAFTLKILGFVAKYICRSNTEGNDSYFIADHSQEGDEVVSRKSTDFLLSGPAEKGNSESENLDEITSKTEDSVFMEDELVSSNNKYQFLPRGDVSGLVDEHKTVKFRVEEMFVGSNDTLSCSDQSLDNETSPKVEYLEQKMEENIQEFDKELEVIDQEKIESAAISLFCGEDNSATFDDKILLFEAIESMDVESMDDQDFSYEIELFPRSKLSTLEASRSSNFSELKFLVSPQKVDSNNTTFLEEYDHRRPEDVGTNIEEERINQTRFDSDDEYIELEPTRVNPTSFNQESFASEQSKETKELNEPERLDRPKGGGHSWDSNFNVENEPDVLCEHQHLVQQIKMELKNCKSGGLPTISEDCETSKMVEYLKPLKIDQKFEYKDLMEEIHKFYRTYAEKMRKLDVLNFQTLQAISFLQLKDSEIFTSGKKKSASMLKPFTFPKIWPGKVQRIHADPTLRSIVELNRDLELVYVGQICLSWEILSWLYIKAKELLQYDSLGNHSYNRAVEEFQQFQVLMQRFLEDEPFQGPRVQNYVKNRCMIRSLLQVPLIRDDCVKDKKERGEEQDSISVEFLVRIIKESMLIFRDFLHSDKSSKDHGAKVDTKEPKNMALLADIITTLQKKERRLKENIRSKSCIVKMLQKQEECDQICTCEVELRLVSRVIGLSRVSRDQLIWCHNKLRNINFVNRRTVHLEPSFLLFPC